The window TGCAGGAACAGATTACCCTTCCTGTCGCCGGTCACAAACCCCTTGACCCGTTGCGACGGCGCAAATGCGGTGACCGGCGCATTGTGAGCGCGAAGGGTATGGGTTCGAGTCAGTGTCCAACCGGACGGAGCATCGGCCCGTCGCACAAGTCCCCAGGTCGACACCGCACCGTCCTCAGACATGACCACCAGGCTCCGATCGCCACTCAGAAACCCCAACGTCGTGACGGCCGTCGAGGATGCGGCGACCGTATAGGCGGCCCTCATCTCCGGCGACTCCGTCTCGGACAAGGCGACATGCACCACCTGTCCGTCCGCGGTTCCCACATACAGATTTTCAAGTAACGCATCCAGGGCGAGGGCCGTCACCACACCTTTCGGTTGCGGCAGTTCCGTGATGATCGGATGGTCGCCCGCCACGTCATCCGCCGCGATGCGCACGACGAGCAGCCGGCCGCCCTTCGACAGGAGGGCCAGCAGACTTCCGTGATCATTGGCCCGGTAAGCCAGCCGGACGATGGGGCCTTTCGTCAGTGGAATAGGTTGACCGGCGCGAATATGCGGGCGCTTGCGTCGCTCGCCTCGATCGGTAAATTCCGTCGTGGTGCCGACTTTCAAGAACAGGACTTCACCATCGGCTGTGCCCACGGCCAACCGCGGAGCATTGCCGCCTCCGGACGCCATCGCCGTGATCTGGCGGCTCGTTACCTGTGCCGGCATCTCCAACGGGATGGGTTGGCCCGATGCCAGATCGAAGAACTGAATGGCTCCTGATGTGAACACCTGCGCGATCTCACGATGTTCATCGACCGCCACCTGAGCCGGACCTTCGTCCACAAGGAGGGCCGGCACACTCAAGCGTTGAGTCAACTTCGCGCTCGGCGCAGTGAACAACGGGGTGACTTCGCGAAACAGAAAAAAGAAGATCCCGAGAATGCTGACGATGGTCGCCAGCCCACCGACGGTAATAATGGCCCGGGCAAGCCGATCGAACAATGTTCGGAGATGCACAGGCCTCAGCATCAGTCGGAATCGCTCCGTGATCATTACCGGATCTGGCTCAGCTGCTTCTCAGCCATGGCGGCATCCACGGGGAAATACCCGTCCCTGAGCACGTCTGATTGCCCCTCTCTGCTGTAGACGTAGGTGAGAAACTCTTTCACGATGGGCGAGAGGGGTTTCCCCGGAGCCTGATTCACGTAGATGTACAAGTATCGCCACAGCGGATACGTGCCGTTCCTCGTGTTCGCCTGGGTGGGTTCGACGAACGACTGACCGGCCTTCGCCGCGAGCGGAAGCATTTTCACCCCGGACGTGGTGTAGCCGATCCCGCTGTACCCGATGCCGTAACGATCTTCGCTGATCCCTTGCACCACCGAGGCAGAGCCGGGTTGTTCCTTCACCTGATCCTTGAAGTCGCCATTTTTGAGCGCATGTTCCTTGAAGAATCCGTACGTGCCGGACGCTGAATTGCGGCCGTACAGACTGACTGGCGCACCGACCCAGTCGCCGGTCAACCCGAGTTGCCCCCACTTGGTCAGGTCGACGGCATGGCCGTGCCGCCGGGACTTGGAAAACAGCGCATCCACTTCCGCAACCGTGAGCCCCTTGGTCGGATTGTCCTTGTTGACGAAGAGCGCCAAGGCGTCCACCGCGACCGGGTAGGGCGTCGGCGGGTACCCGAACTTCGTTTCGAATGCGTCGATCTCGCTCGACTTCATCGTCCGCGACATCGGACCGAGTTGAGCCGTGTTTTCAATGAGCGCAGGCGGTGCCGTGCTGGACCCCTTCCCCTCGACTTGAATTTTCACATTGGGATATTGCTTCCGGAACCCTTCGGCCCACAACGTGATCAGGTTGTTCAGGGTATCGGAGCCGATGCTGTTGATCGTCCCGGACACGCCGCTGACCTTTTGATAGGGTCGTAACGTGGTGTCGGCGCCGTTCGCTTGTCCGGCGCAGGCGGCCGGCATCACGATCAGCGCATAGAGAATCGAAAACACGAGGACGGTCGTCAGCGGATGCCCACTCGCCGGTTCGCGCACGGTATTCGACTCATGACGCATGTCAGACTCCTTTTTGTCCTGCATTGCACTCTATGGAAGAGAGATTTCAGGATGATCGACACAGTATTAAGATCCGGTTAACTCTGATGACGGAGAACACAGCATGCGGCTTCAGTTTGTTGCACCGGATCCGTGCCGGTCTCGACCAGTCGCATGCGCTTCGGACCTATTCGCGGGCACGCAGGGGATGCGAAACTAGGCCGTGATCTGCACCTGAATCGGCTGTT is drawn from Nitrospira sp. ND1 and contains these coding sequences:
- a CDS encoding PstS family phosphate ABC transporter substrate-binding protein — its product is MRHESNTVREPASGHPLTTVLVFSILYALIVMPAACAGQANGADTTLRPYQKVSGVSGTINSIGSDTLNNLITLWAEGFRKQYPNVKIQVEGKGSSTAPPALIENTAQLGPMSRTMKSSEIDAFETKFGYPPTPYPVAVDALALFVNKDNPTKGLTVAEVDALFSKSRRHGHAVDLTKWGQLGLTGDWVGAPVSLYGRNSASGTYGFFKEHALKNGDFKDQVKEQPGSASVVQGISEDRYGIGYSGIGYTTSGVKMLPLAAKAGQSFVEPTQANTRNGTYPLWRYLYIYVNQAPGKPLSPIVKEFLTYVYSREGQSDVLRDGYFPVDAAMAEKQLSQIR